In Mercenaria mercenaria strain notata chromosome 13, MADL_Memer_1, whole genome shotgun sequence, the DNA window aattaaaagctttttttaatttgtagatgttataagcaataaacaactgtatcttttttatatatgcaaattttaatccaaacgATGTCTGCTTTAACATATTATGTATACAGTACAATATTGCATGTTCTAGTATATCATTGACAGAGGTTATGCTGTAGTTGAGATAATTAGTCACCTTCCAGTAGGGGATTTCGTATTGCTGTTTCGTATTGCTGGGCAATTTACACTTCTTTGAATTATCTTCCTTTTTGTGAATTATTTccaattaaataatatatttgatgACTACACTGAAGgttgttttactgtatttaagCAAGTTTTAAACAGTCAAACTTTTGTCCGAAAAGGGGTACAAATCATATTTTGGGATAGCTTTAGTTTGATGAACTGTGATTTTTACTTAACTGTACTGTGATTTAAAGCTGTGATTGTATTTCGTCACTTTGATAATAccaataaaacatattaatggaataaacaaatcaaaatattgaatacACTGTCTTGTTGTTTTAATGGGAATCAGtgcataaacatatacatgtatgtacattgtcTGATATGAAGGTTTTGCATTGTAATGTATGAATTGTTCTTATTGTATCTACAGAATATACATTTTCACACTCCTGTACCAATCTGAGCTCACATAACTAATTACATACACTTGGTTATCTAATTTCGTTAATCCTTGATGCAGCTTTTGGCCATCGAATGTTAAACAGCAAGATTTTCCTTCCATTGCTTCAGACAAAGATTAATTGCGTTCTCGCTTACAATTTGTTCAGAGCTTTTGTACTcagacataaaatgaatgaatctGCCTCCAAATGTTCTATATCCGAATTTCCAGAACTTTTTTTATCCTCCGAGTAACGCATAATACTGGTACTTTCACAGCTATGAAATCCAGAGCAAAAACGCTAGATTTGATAATGGAAATCTTTCGAAAGAATTCTAAAAGCATCTCGTCTAATCCTTCCTCAGCAAGATTGTCCAGCACTTTTGGAAGAAGTTGACCCATTTCTTTCTCTGGACCTTTTTTCTCTTTCTTAGACGGCTTAAATTCAGAAGAGGCTTCTTTCGTGTCATCGTGCTGGAAGAAGAAAGTTATCAAAGAGATAGGAAATtggaattttaacaaatttctagcattttttttttacattaaatcaaTATTCAGCTTTACCATGGGAAATGACACTGAACTAAAACAGTAAGGATAATGtttttcacattgttttatgtaattgtaTTTTAGTACGCTTGCATGTTGTTAAACACAAATGATCACATGTCAACGCACAGATGTTATTATAGATACTGTACAGTGTGAACGATATCCAAACACAAAATATGTGTACGATATCCAATTCGCAAGATTTCTCATTAAACAACTAGTGTTTCATCCAATCTTGTAGGTTTTATTATATACGGTTAAATTAAATCATGCGCTATAATATTTCTGCTATAGATTTCTACTGAAGTTTGTTGATCTTGAAAAAACTGATCGTTTTGGAAGAAAGTGTGTACGTTATCTACACAGTTTTTCTACGAAAaagcagttgggcgaagtgtttgagaaaagtacagaGAACTGACGGCAGAGGCTTTGTGCGGAAGAAaacactcattttgctgtcttcgacgctctttattttataaaaatccgtcaagtaataaggaaaatataggcaaaaatattacctgaatcgagacgttTTCTCGCGTGTTcgatatccaaaagtcacgtgggttggccaccctgaaaATGTGAGCTAATTCTTACAGTCAATTTTACTTACTTTGAAACCATTGGTGAAGTGATAGTTAGCTGACAGAacagtttcattaacaaaattctggttttttacacaacaaaatattttttatgtggaAGTAAACACCTTTCAACATTTCTAGTTAGATCTTGCAAGGTCACAACTAGATTTTGCTTATTAATAACATATATGATAGTCTACCAGTCTAGTTCTTTATCATAAAGCATTCTGTAACTGAGTACaagttttgcagtttttttgATCCCAAGTTTGTTTCTGAGTTTTGTTGgaataataccaaaatttgaaaacaccCTTTCAATTTAATAACACAGTATAACATTTCAGTCTATGACCTTTCACACTCTGCAATCttcttctatttatttatttattttgttgggtttaacgtcgcaccgacacaattttatgtcatacagcgactttccagctttaatggtggaggaagaccccaggtgcacctccgtgcactatttcatcacgagcgggcacctgggtagaaccaccgacctttcgtaagccagctggatggcttcctcacatgaagaattctaccaATCTTTTTTTAGTCATCTACAGTAACATTAGAACAATACCACACAGGGTACTTGGGTTTTATGgttatatgatagaaatgacTATGTGGTAACTGATTTTCATGAGTATAATGACTGGATATAAGTTGTTCACACTTCTAACTTTAATCCCCTAATTTTGCTCAATAATTGcacaatcatcatcataatattgttcattcaataaatttttacagatattataggACTAGGCATGCAGGAGTCACTGCTATCACTATATGGGCTGTTAGTCAactaatgttgaaatatatattggcagggggtatcataatcccttCTGTGATTTTTACAGGGCTATCATAATCCCCTTGATGAAAATGTTAGGGCTATCATAATCCCCTACATGAAAATTACAGGGCTATCAAAATCGCTTCCATGACGTTTGGTTAGAAGACACTTCGTCTAAATTAAAATTAGGTCTAAATGACAATTACGTCAACTGTGACATTAGGCCAACGATGTTAATTagtctaaattattttttcgtcGAAACATGGTCAAAAATGGACACAACAATGTATCATACTACTTTCACTTTATTGAGATGATGCTGCATTCGATTTATGATTACGAACAGTTATGAAATCGATCATTGTATGAACAGTCTATGActcaatatttaatattatatgaAAGTCCTTTCagaaaatcaatagggggcatCTTGTCAAATTCCTGGACGATCAAATGCACTTTCTCATTGGTTTTCTTcacctgaaataataaaaaatatgagtGTTAGATATGAATCAAAATTGAAAACGTGTATACGTCGCactgttctgaaataaaaaaagatgtgtgaacaaaattgaaaatttgagtGTACTTCGCAGTGATCGCctgaaatcaaatatatatatatatatatatatatatatatatatatatatatatatatatatatatatatatatatatatatatatatgaaacaaaaacttgCCTTTTGTCTAGATTCTCCTGGCTTCTGTCCTGCAATTAATGACTCAATCAATGTCTCTGTGCGAGCTTGTTCGCCTTTCAGTTTCTCACGAAAGAGGTAGATGTTTGGGTGATTTTCCTCTACAACTGTCTTGAAGCAACGGTGCCATCCCTCCAACTGGTTGTTGGTCCTGGGTTCACCTTCAAGGGTGCGCTTGTACACATTCCATAAGTGCGGTGGATACATTGGATCTCTCCACTGACGCTTAAACACCTGCAAACAAATTTAAAGACTAGGTAAAGattaattaaagttaaagatCAAGTAATTAATGAGTAATGGATAATAAGCAATAATTATGCAGTACAGACCGTGgatataaaaattgtgatatttctatGTTTTGGACTCCTATGTTTTTATTACGGAACATATTTATTACATAtaatatatgcatgtatatgATGTAATGTGTTTTTACCATGTGACCATCAGGTTTTGTTTTACTCTGGAATCGCCATGATCCTATGTAGGTGTCCTCCATGTATGGAATGAACTCCTGGACTACCTGTGGCACGTACTCACATAGCTGCACAAAGACGTCGTAAACTCTGTCCATGGGTACAAATGCCAATGCTGTGAACATCCTTAATGATAAGGCAAGATTCTCGTCCTCTATATAGCTACCACGAAGACCAAGATCAGCGATCTTTCGCCAGTGGGCTTGAGACAGATGAAAAAAGCAGCACTCCACAGTAGAACCAGTGAAAACCTCAACAAAGGCCTGAAAATTATAAAGTATTTCCATCACTGCTCATGAACAGGCACACTCCAATCAAGTCTTGCTTGTTCTCAGTGCTTGGAATTATAATAACGTTTTAAGTCTGCAGTTTGCTTGTTCTCAGTACTTTAGAAGGAACTCtttatttataaaaagtattgcaaaaatataAGATAACAACTCAGCTTTATGCATGTGTCTTCAAAGTCACAACGAAACTCTTTCACCATAAGCTGGATATGCCTCTGCTCTGCATTTGATTTTATCGCATTGAACATTACTCCGTAATGTGGTTTACTCTTTCGAGTCAACAAGCAGAAAGCCAGGGGCAGTAACTGGCCCATGACAACTCCATGTAGAGTATACAATTGATAGAAAAAGTGGGGAGCCACACTAATTGTCCCGTCCCCATACCAAACATGGCTGTAGCACAGGTATTGTAAATTTCATTCTGTGCAAAAAATCAGAATTTGTTCATCACTTTCAATCTCTATGTCACATAAGAGAAACTGTTCCCCATTACTGTTTCGCTGCCACTGCTCCGTAATAAATAGTTCCTTAAGCGACAACAGGATTGCTGGCAATACTTTCCGCCTTTGTCTTTGAATTTTCCTCTTAACAGTGGCCTCTTTTGGCCAGTAAGCACGAAATTCCGAAGGGCAATCAGATGCCAACTCTTTGTTAACAATTTTGGCGGGCTCATCCTGTGATGACTCTCGCCATAGACATCTGTACGGCAATCTGAGGAAAATCAGGTCCGTGGAGATCATGGTCAGACTCTTTTGTCACAGTGTCATCGGCTGAGGTAATCAGTCGTCccttacattttctatttttgcaTCTCAAGTATGTTTTGCCTGTTTTTGTATCCAAACGATCTTTAGAGtaagaaaatccattgaaacTTGCTTTTTTCCCACCCCTTGAACTAAGAAAAAATTCCGGCTTTGTTGTCATGATGGGTATCGAAACTAATGAAAACAACCCGAAGAAACGGCTCAAATTCACTCAAAAACATAATATACTCACCTAAGGCAAATCTAAAAAACGAGCAAAAATGGGTGAACATCGCTAAATGAAATAAGTATAACTGGTAACATAATTGGTCAAAATGGGATGAATATCGTTCGCCGATACAAGCTTATAATCAATCGCACCTCCTTATAGGGTAAACaaaaggcctaactaaactaaaggcaccagcgtgggagccatctggtctagtcgcgtaatggctgccaggtatttgaagcactgatatctatatatctataaggTTGGTTATAATACCTTTATGATAGCCCTAACATTTTCATGAAGGGGATTATGATAGCCCTGTAAAATCatagaggggattatgataccccctgcataTATGTGAAAGGGATTTTGTAAAAGCCTTAAAATGACATAATATGACCATTCAGACATGAATCCCTGGAACATTGTAGAAAACACACATAAACATTTACAAGTCGCATGTGAAGCAAAGTACATAATTGTGGTGCATCTTCAGTCGATTTCTACCAACAACAAACCTgtttaaatgcataaaatgtgttttttttttattttggactCAATGTGACCACACAATTTCAAGAGAAAAATCAACGCTTCGAAAATCTCTGCAGGGTAAATGGAAGAAcggcaacactcacatagcaaAATAATACATTGTTGGAACCGGAAAGTTGTTGGCTGGAACATGGTCtgtcaaatatattcaaatatgatgaaatattgcagaaaaatacaaaaaaccttCCAGTACATGGGGGCAGCCGTTAAGGTGGAcacaatgtgatcataaacaaaaaTCACGTGATCACCCACCCTGTAGGTTCTAACATGTGGTTTAGTAAAATCAATGCCAGTGATACCTCGTGTTCTGATCCAAAAAATGTTCTCCAACACTAGTAAGGGCTACCTTGCATGAAGAAGAGACAAGGAACAGATCAATGTGTGAGTTGATATTTCAGTGAAATGTGTGGGTTCTTGTATTGTTTCAGTCATGTTATACTGTGAGGTTATATTTGATACCTTTGCTGAAGTGAGAGGTTTAAGCATGTCAAGATTAAAGTCACCGACCACAACTATGTCTGAGATGTTGGTACCAAATGCGAGTCCAATAGTTTTCTATCTGAGTAAAAACCTAGGGAGCAGCATTAGGAGGACGATAGAAAGTTCCATAGAGAAGCTTTTTCGTTTTAAGTTGAAGTTCAATCCATATACTTCCAGATCTGGTCTTCTTATGGCTGGTATTTGATTGTTCACATAGACGAGGAAACCACCATGATTATCAATACCCGTCTTTACGAAAGGGTGGTGAgtagttttgaaacagtagagcATCAGAGTCCATAGTAGCAGCTAGCCAGGTTTCCATGAGAGATATGAGATCAAAGAGATCCAGTTCACCTTCTAGGATGTCCTTTTTTCTCAGAAAGCTTTGGACATTATAAGTGGACAAAGGACAAAGTTTTTGAAAAGTCATTTATCATTGTGGCAGAGGAGTCAGAAGAAGAAGTAGAGCTTTCGAAATTAGGGCCAGGATTTTTATGTATATCACCTCCAAGGAGAAGAATCATAGCCATCCAGGATACGAGTTCAAAGCTATTGAACCGTTTGATTCCTTTCATTTTATGCTGGACTGGACACAACAATCCCACTGTCACCCTGTATAAGTGTATGTCAATTGACATTATGTTATAGCAGTCTGAAAACAGtgtaagggtgaggtaacccgtGACCCTAAGCAACCAAAAAGACAAAGATATAGTTCAAGATGAGAGTGAAAGTAGAAAGAAAAGACAAAGTGAGAGATTTCTTTTAGCCCCATATGGAGATTAACAAAATTTTCTCCATACGAGATAGTGCCATGTTGTTGTTAAACtgtttatataacatattttttaaactaGAGAATAAAGCAATTCCATTTACAAGTTACAATATCTGGAAATAAGATTTTGGATTctataaatttttatcaataaaaatgtttgaGTAGAAAGCCCCGGCGGGTATGAGAATCTAACAGTTAATTTTCTATTGCTTTAAACAGTGCTTCAAGACATTTTCAAacactcttgttttaaaaaaaatcttcttaaacaCAAACAACCCtttcccccccccctcccaccccatACACACACATGTATACCTGTGTTTGCACACAGGTAAGGGTGTGTGGGTGTTGGGTAAGGTGGTGTTGGGGTTTGGCGCGCAGTGCTTTATTTGCAAACAAAGTTCTATAATATCAGAAATAATATTACCTAAGTCTTCTTGACCTGaatcttgtttttgtttctctACAAGTCTTTGAAATTCCATCTGTTTCATCTTTTGTTTCATAATCCTTTCCTGCTTTGACATATTTTCTGATTCCCTGCACAATAAAAAGCATTTCAACTGGTACTAGTATTTTAACAaaaactgtctaatgacagcatgcTCAATTATTTGAAACTCTTCCACCTAATACTAACTGACTTAAAAAAGCATTAGCAAGATTTTCTCATTTGGAAGATGGAGATAATTTTGCTAAAAAGCCAAAGTTATGAAACTTGTGGTAAGAGGTCATCCCATAATGCAAAGATGGGTGACATTTGGTCAGGCAATTCCTGAggaacatgcttacatgcaaaaactttcacaaaatttcCATGTTAAATCCCCTCAGTCAAAACCCCCTCGGCTGAAAAATGACATGGTGGTCAAAAACCCCTCAGCAGAAATAAGAAGGTGTTCATAATCCCCTCAATGGATAGTCAAAACCCCCTTGGCAAAAATGATGGGGTGATCAAAACCCCCGCCACTGCtacggatagtgaaagggtaaacctttgacctttagctgtgaccttgatcttgatctgacatggctgactcatgaattctgcacaatgtcttgatgaggtgatcaattgacccaagtttcatgaaaatccttaaaggggtttaggagatacagagctcaaacctttgaccttgagttgtgaccttgaccttgaattgacatgactgactcatgagttcttgatgaggtgatcatttgatctaagtttgatgaaaatccttcaaggcgtttacgagatacagagtggacacaaaatggaaggctcaaacctttgaccctaagttgtgaccttgaccttgagctggcatggctgacttataatttctgcacatcatttagatgaggtgatcatttgacctaagttttataaaattccttcaaaggatttaggagatattgagcagacacaaaatggaaggctaaaacatttgaccctaagctgtgaccttgaacttgagccagCATGACAGACTTATAATTTCTACACATCAtttagatgaggtgatcatttgacctaagttttataaaattccttcaaagggtttaggagatatagagcagacacaaaatggaaggctaaaacgtttgaccttgagttgtgaccttgaacttgagcaagcatggctgactcatgagttctgcacatcgccttgatgaggtgatcatttgacccaagtttcatataaatccttcaagggaattaggacatactgagcagacacaaaatggaaggctcaaacctttgaccctcagttgtgaccttgaccttgagccggcatggctgactcgtaagttctgcacattgccttgatgaggtgatcatttgacccaagttttataaaattccttcaaagggtttaggagaaatAGAGCGGACAAAATATGGAAGGCTCGAACCTTTGaccttaattgtgaccttgaccttgagccgacaaggctgactcatgggttctgcacatcgtcttgatgaggtgatcatttgatcaaagtttcatgaaaatccttcaagaggctTAGGacatatggagcggacacgaaagtgttatggacagacggaaggatggatggacggaaggatggagaccattcctataaccccccaccatttgtggtgggggattaaaaagCAGTTAGTTTGAGTAGGAGAAAAGAGTAGCTTTTCACAATAAAGCAGACCTTTttttcaacaagagggtcatgatgaccctggatcgctcacctgagtaatatcagccacatgttttaaatggcaagctgatgctaaaatattaagaaggtaggtcagtaggtcacattcatgctaactgaaagtcagttttaagattggtgtgtaaaactgtacatgtcatccaaatttcaaggctgtatcttaagaaacaagaaagtaggtcagtaggtcaaggtcacagtcaagtgacatcatattacttggggtcatcaggtaattataattaaacagtcttggaaataggatcagatgatttttaaagtatttttcctatataactcacataataactaagtgaccccagggcggggcctcttttaatcccaggggcacaatttgaaaaattttggtagaggactactagacaatgcatcataccaaatatcaaaagcctaggtcgtatggtttcagacaagaaaatttttaaagctttttcctatttaagtctatataaaacttgggacccccagggcagggcctcttttcacccaaggggtacaatttgaacaattttggttgaggatcataagacaatgctacaaaccaaatatcagaggtctaagtgttgtggtttcagacaagaagattttcaaacttttttcctatataagtctatgtaaaacttgggaccctcggggcagggccacatttgaccctagggggataatttgaacaatcttggtagaggaccactagatgatgctacatagtaaatatcaaagccctaggccatgtggttttgtacaagaagattttcagttttccctatgtaagtctatataaaccatgtgaccccaagggcggggccatatttgaccctattgggataatttgaacaattttggtagaggaccactagatcatgctacacaccagatatcaaagccctaggccctgtggttttggacaagtagaattttaaagtttttcctttcttgccattgcaaccagagttctgcatggaattcaattctttgaacaattttgaaagatggccacccaaggatcattcctgtcaagtttggtgtaattctgcccagtggttttcaagaagatttttttagaaattgttgacgcacgacggacatcaagcggtcacaatagctcaccttgtcacttcgtgacaggtgagctaaaacatttATTGACCCAGGTGAGAGGTGTCAGAAGCATaacttttataaagaaaaaattaaaagacaaacaaATGTACATGTCTATATAATTTAATTCAAGCCATCCTTCTGTTATTCTTTTTGGAGTTTGGCATTAGCTTTTTCATGATAATATTACCATAGATACACatcatgtataatgcgcagtttttttacccctgggaccacccccgaatcatgagtgcgcataatacacaggtatagacaattttccaacttcaaaacaagtttgttaccgatgttcgtcATTTTgttaaagggaaactactccccgcgcttactgtcaccgctaaaatctaagattgcctttacgttctgtaaaagatcgaatgatttatttttctttcaaacaaaattaatttcatataaatttaaaagtattttgatgaaagaaatgtatataaatcacaaaaattatgatacttatTAAAGattgagaattatctttaaccgagatcaaactgtgaacaacataactgACACGAGGAGACACGTTAATTGCcagtaattactggctatttgattgTGACAAAAAGACATTTCTTAACACTGAACACGATGTGTGTCGTCAAGAGCCACAGTTGTTTTGACATTGTACAGTTACCTTGAGAAATTTCGTCCTGGTTTAAGGAATGACAGAGGGACCGACGGAAGGACAAAATGATTCCTATATAAACCCCCAAGCACTATTTGTTAGGGGTATAATACATGTTATAGTAGCTGGTAGATATACACTTCGGGTGGCTGACAATTTATCGGTGTTTAATAAATCTTGATAACTTTTAcaacctagatgacccaatatcgaacttgtccaagattttattgagggtaacattctgattaagactgggccaaaaatgtgacctctagtgtgttaacaagcttttcctttgatttgacctggtgacctagtttttaaccccagatgagcCAATattgaattcgtccaagattttattgagggtaacattctgaccaagtttcattaagactgggcaaaaattgtgacctctagagtgttaacaagcttttcctttgatttgacctggtgacctagtttttgaccccagatgacccaatatctaactcatccaagatattattgagggtaacattctgaccaagtttcatcaagtttgggccaaaattgtgacatctagagtgttaacagtccaaTTGTTGACAaaggacgactgacggacgacaaAGGACAACGGAcgcagggcgatcacaaaagctcacctttgagcatttCGCTAAAAATGTGAATCCAATTGCAAGTTTGAAAATATggtcaacaagagtgccagaatgtcacaatatacgcccgtcacagcaaatttctttactctagcacctgtatttgcaaatggaattttaattttgtggttgtttagtaatcattgtaagtcatttgtttttctaagtccacaaaaaaaactccttaccaggtagagataccttaaaatacacctaaaatttgaaagtaacatctatgttgtaccacagaaaagtggtcttgttttttccctaaggtcaattataaaaaagttacaatataagatatttatagtaacaactaagggaagataatcttaaaaaaaaaaaaaaaaaaaaaaaaaatccaaatatttttttttaagtccacacaaaaatctttaccaggtagagattggtcaaaatacacctcataattggatgtagcatgcatgttgtactacagaaaagtggtctcgatttttccctacgactagtaatgaaaaagttacaatataagctatttatagtaacaacaaagggaagtaattctaaagaagggaactgtgcatgacacttcgtctcatgatggtgtataattgtgccaagttacatcaaaatccctccatgcatgaagaagaaatgcttcggacaaagtcattcttgtatctgacctttggcctctaagtgtgaccttgacctttgacctagggacctggttcttgcgcatgacactccgccttgtggtggtgaacatttgtgcaaagttatatcaaaatccctctatgcatgaaaaagaaatgctccggacaaggttttcattcttgtatcctttgacctctaagtgtgaccttgaccttagacctagggacctggttcttgcgcatgacactccgcctcgtggtggtgaacatttgtgccaagtaatatcaaaatccctccatgcatgaagaagatatgctccggacaaattcattcttgaatttgacctttgacctcttaagtgtgaccttgaccttagacctagggatctggtttttgcgcatgacactccgtctcatgatggtgaataactgtgccaagtttcatcaaaatcttgaACTAAACTGTCCAGTAACGTTCACAGTGATGGCATTAAGCAATGCGTTGAGACATTCtagaataattttgaataaatgccaagtagagttatgggacctacatagtgcatgtcagatcatgacagtgaacaagtgtgtgaagtttcaatccattccaattagtggatactgagataccagcttacatacaaaaacttaaccagaaactgcttagtcgaaaaaggggcataattttgaaaaatgcaaagtagagttatgggacctgcaaagagcatgtcagatcatgacagtgaacaagtgtgtgaagtttcaatccattcccattagtgggtactgagataccagcttacatataaaaacttaaccaaatcgggacgccgacgcagatgccgatgcacaggtgagtccaatagctctactattctttgaatagtccagctaaaaagggatctgccaaataaaaacaagagcactgcaatgcagagcaatatacacaaagcaaagtcatatatgacctttgagcccaaaagtgtgaccttgaccttgaagtgagtcatccgaaacatgtgctttgcacgtcgtctcagtgtagtgaacatttgtgccaagtttctttgaaatccttcaagcagttcaagagttacagagcggacacaaaacaaactgatatgacctttaacccctaagtgtgaccttgtgtgtgtgtgtttgggtttaacatctttttcaacaatttttcagtcatataaacgacggtgactacttgtagcagtgagcacaatgccaaactttatagtgctgcctcactggaatatcacgccatagacaaaGGTATGATacctcacccagtcacattatactgacaccgggctgaccagtcctagcactatccccttaatgctgagcaccaagcaaggaagctgctagtaccaattttttacgtctttggtatgaagtatgaccttgaccttgaagctagacatccaaaacatgtgctctgcacgtcgtctcggtgtggtgaacatttgtgtcaagtttctttgaaaaccttcaaggggttcaagagttacagagcggacaccaaattgctaacggatggacactgggggtataacataatatgt includes these proteins:
- the LOC123529307 gene encoding uncharacterized protein LOC123529307 yields the protein MFTALAFVPMDRVYDVFVQLCEYVPQVVQEFIPYMEDTYIGSWRFQSKTKPDGHMVFKRQWRDPMYPPHLWNVYKRTLEGEPRTNNQLEGWHRCFKTVVEENHPNIYLFREKLKGEQARTETLIESLIAGQKPGESRQKVKKTNEKVHLIVQEFDKMPPIDFLKGLSYNIKY